In Corylus avellana chromosome ca2, CavTom2PMs-1.0, the following proteins share a genomic window:
- the LOC132168959 gene encoding uncharacterized protein LOC132168959, whose protein sequence is MAASAASEVSESPVLSLLNKRIRNLRQKFNCISRMEEAIAQGKLINEQEEVLRSKPAVTVLIDELEKLRQPLSQVVSEELSLAAQKHQLSSDSAPANNHPQTPEDNNHDERNNDRPDLGAAEDLLNLLYFGSLFDIKPQSDFTATMLARTHERGCCRTYDCVTDYATTDLLGERDLDLILTLGGLLILLPVDSSLSHKNALQRCIEHAELWLANADRPIEPNSNVTCKYSNVTCLHEGEDREERKLREMEGNRERRKTKRKKLKANTIILHQVHPAHFIKGTYTDTLQCLGNPHHLCQTPP, encoded by the coding sequence ATGGCGGCGAGCGCAGCCTCTGAGGTGTCGGAAAGTCCAGTCCTGAGCCTGTTGAACAAGCGCATCCGAAACCTACGCCAAAAGTTCAATTGCATCAGCCGGATGGAGGAGGCCATCGCGCAGGGAAAGCTCATCAACGAGCAGGAGGAGGTCCTCCGCTCCAAGCCCGCCGTCACCGTGCTCATTGACGAGCTCGAGAAGCTCCGCCAGCCCCTCTCCCAGGTCGTCTCTGAGGAGCTCTCCCTCGCCGCCCAAAAACACCAGCTCTCCTCCGACTCCGCCCCTGCTAACAATCATCCCCAAACCCCCGAAGACAACAACCATGACGAGCGCAACAACGACCGACCCGACCTAGGCGCTGCGGAGGATCTCCTCAATCTGCTTTACTTTGGCTCGCTCTTCGACATCAAGCCGCAGAGCGATTTCACGGCGACCATGCTGGCGAGGACACACGAGCGCGGGTGCTGCCGAACCTACGATTGCGTCACCGACTACGCCACCACCGATCTACTCGGAGAGCGGGACTTGGACTTGATTTTGACGCTCGGCGGGTTGTTGATTTTGCTACCGGTGGATTCAAGCTTGTCGCACAAGAACGCCTTGCAGCGCTGCATTGAGCACGCTGAACTTTGGCTCGCCAACGCCGACCGGCCCATTGAGCCCAATTCCAACGTTACCTGTAAATATTCCAACGTTACTTGTCTTCATGAAGGAGAAGACAGGGAGGAAAGAAAGTTGAGGGAGATGGAGGGTAATCGAGAGCGgcggaaaacaaaaagaaagaaactaaagGCTAATACGATAATTCTACATCAGGTTCACCCAGCTCATTTTATTAAAGGCACATATACTGACACTCTACAGTGTCTAGGCAACCCTCACcacctttgccaaacaccaccttaa